A region of the Amycolatopsis sp. cg13 genome:
GGCTGTACACACAGTGGTTTACGCCCGAGGTCAGCGCCTTGGCGTAGGTGTTTTCGGACGACCGCAGCGGTCCCGAACCGTCGCCGACCAGGTAACGGCGCTCGAAGGTGGCCCCGTTCGGGTCCGGCCGCGAGTCGACCCTGATCCCGAGCGCGACGAGGTCCGCGACAGTCAGCAGGTTGCACGCCTGGATCACCGGCTTGCCGCCGATCCGCACCGCTTGCGGGTTCGCTTTTTCCTTGATCGGAGCGGGGTCCGGATACTGCGAGTTCGCATAACCCGGCCGTTGCACGGTCTGGCCGTCGCCGTTCGGGTCCTTCGCCTTCTCGCTGTCCGATCCGGACATTCCGCCGCACGACGTGACCAGCACCAGCGTCGCGACACTGATCGGCCACAAACCAGTTTTGAATTTCACGCTATTCCGTCCCCCCTGGACTTGTTGTGTGTGCGCCTCGCTCAGCTCGCGGGCAGGAACCCGATCCGCTCGTAGACCGACGCGAGCGTGGCCGACGCGACCTCGCGCGCCTGCCGCGCCCCCGCGGCGAGGATCCGGTCCAGCTCCGCGACATCGTCCAAATAGGACTGAACGCTCTCCTGCAGCGGCGTGACCCAGTCGACGAGCACCTCGGCGAGGTCCTTCTTGAGGTCGCCGTAGCCCTTGCCCTCGTAAGCGGTTTCGAGGTCGGCGACGGTGCGGTCGGTCAGCGCGGAGTAGATCGTGAGCAGGTTGGAGACGCCCGCTTTCTCCTCGCGGTCGAACCGGACCTCGCGGCCGGTGTCGGTGACCGCGGAACGGATCTTCTTCGCCGAGCGCTTCGGGTCTTCGAGCAGTTCGATGAGCCCGTTGGCGGTCGCCGCCGACTTGCTCATCTTCGCCGTCGGTTCCTGCAGGTCGTAGATCTTCGCGGTGTCCTTGACGATGAACGGCTCCGGCATGACGAACGTCTTGCCGAACCGGCTGTTGAACCGCTGCGCGAGGTTGCGGGTCAGCTCGAGATGCTGCCGCTGGTCCTCGCCGACCGGCACCGCGTTGGTCTGGTACAGCAGGATGTCCGCGGCCATCAGGACCGGGTAGGTGAACAGGCCGACGCTCGCGTGGTCGCTGCCCTGCTTGGCGGCCTTGTCCTTGAACTGCGTCATGCGGCCGGCCTCGCCGAAGCCGGTCTGGCATTCGAGCACCCAGCTCAGCTGAGCGTGCTCGGGCACGTGGCTCTGCACGAACAGCGCGCTGCGCGCCGGGTCGACCCCGATGGCGAGCAGCTGCGCGGCCGAGCGCCGCGTCCGCTCGAGCAGCACCTTCGGGTCCTGCTCGACGGTGATCGCGTGCAGGTCGACGACGCAGTAGAAGGTCTCGTGGGTGTCCTGCAGCCGCACCCACTGACGCAGGGCGCCGAGGTAGTTGCCGAGGTGGAAGGAGTCGGCAGTCGGCTGGATCCCGGAAAGCACCCGCAGGCGCCCGTTCTGTTCGTCGGACACGCCGAGATTCTTTCAGGCTGCGAAGGAGGCGGTGCCGCGGCCCCGGGGGTTCGCGGCCGGAGGGGCAGCCGGGACGTCTCGACGGCCTCGGTCCGAAGATTCACTTCCGGGGAGGAGCTGCCGCTCTGGGGATTTCAGAACTGGCGGGAGCCTCGGGCCCCTGGCTGAGCAGGGTTCGTCCGGGCCGACGACTCAGCACCGCCGGGAGACTCGGACCCAGCCACGCCGCGAACCCGGCACGGTTCGCCGGGACTCCCGATGATCCAGCACCACCGCGAGATTCACGCCTGGCCACGCCCCGAGCACGGTCCCTGCCGATGATTCGACGCCGCCGCGAGTTTCACGCCCGGGCACACTGCGAACCGAATACGGCTCGTGAGGGCTTCCGACGATCCAGCACCGCCGGAACATTCGGGCCCGGCCGCACCGCGAACCAGCACGGTTCGCCGGGACCGCTGAAGGTTCTGGCGGGAAAACTCACCGCCGCTGCCGGGCTGCTGCCGGAGAACCGGCCAGCCGACTAGGACTGCCGCAGGGGCAGCGCCGCCGGAGCCGGTTCGAGCGGCCGGGTCGGCTCCTCGTCGAGAGTCCCGGCGGCAGCCTCGATCGCCTTCGCGCGGGCCTTGCGCCGCTGCCGGACGACGCCCAGCGCCATTCCGATGATGCCGAAACCCACCGCGACCAGGCCGACCGGTCCGAGCATTCCGAACCCGGTCGACGTCGTCTCCGCGCGGACCACGCCGTCGTCCGCGAACGCCGTCGCGCCCGTTCCGACGGCCGCGACCAGGATCGTCGCCAGCACCGCCAGGACGCGTCCGCCCGCAACCGCCAAGGAACGGCCCGAAGCCGCTGCCCGGACGCGGCCTGCCGCCGAAGCACCGCGGCCGTCCTGCGCCGCGTCGCGGATCGAAGTCGGTTGAGGTGCCGTCGCGCCGGGCACCCCCAATGGGGTGACGGACGCCGGACGGCCAAGCGCCAGCGTGGACCGTGTCACGAACCGGCCTGGGTTGCGCACCGGAGTGCCTCCCGCGAGGTGACTGTTCTGAGTGAGCGTCTCACCCGTAAGGATGAGTTCTCGACGTGCTACTGGTCAGAAAACTACCGAGCGTGTCAAGACCTGTCGGATCTGATCAACTCGGGTGCCGAGGCTAGCGCCCACTCGGGGAGTAACCATGGGCACCCCCGCCGTCTCGGTGTCGTCGGTGGTCAGCGCCGTGCGCGGCTCGCGGGACCACGCACAGTGTCCTCAACCCCGGCGAAACCGGACAGAATCACCCCGCAGAACAAACCCGAACTACTCTCAGCAGGTTATTCACCAGCTGGTCACCAGCGGGAAACCCAGGCTCAGCCCGGGAACGGTACGTCGTACTTCGCGGTGACCGGCGCGTGGTCCGACCAGCGCTGGTCATACGACTCTGCCCGTTCGACCACCACGGACGTCACCTTCTCCGCGAGACCGGGGGTCGCGAGCTGGCAGTCGATGCGCCAGCCCGAGTCGTTGTCGAACGCCTTGCCCCGGTAGGACCACCACGTGTACGGACCGGGCCCCTCGGCGTCGAGACGGCGCTGGACATCGACGTAGCCCGCCTCGTAGACGCGGCCCATCCACTCGCGTTCCTCGGGCAGGAAGCCGGAGTTCTTCTGGTTGCCGCGCCAGTTCTTGAGGTCGACCGTGTCGTAGGCGATGTTCCAGTCGCCCACCACGACGACCTCCCGGCCTTCCGCGGCCGACTTCGCGCGCAGTTCGACCAGGTACGGCAGGAACGCGGCCATGAAGCGTTCCTTTTCGTCCTGACGCTCGGTGCCGACGTCGCCGCTCGGCAGGTACAGGCTCGCCACCACCACGCCGGGCAGGTGCATTTCCAGGTACCGCCCGCTGTCCTCGAACTCGGGCTCGCCGAACCCGGTCCGCACCTCGTCCGGCTCGACGCGGCTGTACAGCGAGACCCCGTTGCGGCCCTTCACGACCGAGGGCGCGTGCGCGGCGAACCACCCCTCCGGCGCGACGACGGACGCGGGCAGCTGCGCGGCCTCGGCCCGCACTTCCTGACACGCGACGACATCCGCCTCAGTGGCGGCCAGCCACTCGACGAAGCCCTTCTTGACGGCGGCCCGGAGGCCATTGACGTTGACAGTGGAGACGATCAGCACCCCGCGCACGCTACCCGCCGGGTCCGACAATTTTCCGCGCGCGGCAGGTCCGGCGAGGTCCAGAATGACCGCCATGCCCCGCCTGACCGTCCTCGGCAGCTGCGGCGCCTGGCCGGAACCCGGCCGCGCCTGCGCCGGATTCCTGCTGTCCCACGAGGATTTCCACGTCGCGCTCGACCTCGGCTACGGAGCCGCCGCACAGCTCTTCCGGCACGTCCCCGCCGACCGGCTCGACGCGATCGTCGTGACGCACGAGCATCCCGACCACCTCGCGGACGTCAGCGCACTCGGCCGGGCCCGCCACTACACGACCGACCGCAAGCTCCCGTTGCACTGCACTCCCGGCAGCGTGCGCCGACTGGCCGCGATGGAGCCCAGCCCCGCCCCCGACGAGAACTTCGACCTCCACGACCTCGGCGCTGAGACCGATCTCGGCCCGTTCCGGCTCACCACCGCGCTTCTGCCGCACCACGTGCCGAATTACGGAGTCCGGCTCACCGCACCCAGCTACACCCTCGCCTACACGGGCGACACCGGTCCCGCTCCGCAACTGACCGATCTGGCCCGCGACGCCGACGTCCTCATCTGCGAAGCCACCCTGCAAGGCGCACCGCCGGACGGCCCCCGCTACCTGATGACCGCCGCAGAAGCAGGGCAGCTCGCCACGGCGGCGAATGTCCGAACGCTGCTGCTCACGCATTTCTGGCCGGGTTCCGACCGAGCGGTTTCGGTGGCCGAAGCCCGCGCCAACTTCTCCGGAGAAGTGCTCGCCGCGGAAGAAGGACTCATGCTGAATCACGCATAACCGCGTGCCACATAAAAATCGCGATCGGCCACTACCCGCTTTCGCACCAGTACCGAGCAGTGCGAAGAGCAAACCGAACCGGAGCAGGTGCCGTAAAGAAATCCGGCAATCGCGAAAGTTCCGAGCCGCACGGAGGCAGCGGCTCAGCCGATCGGCGGCAATCCCGGTTGGACGACCGAAGTCGTCCCACCACATGAGACGAACCGCCGGAGCCGAGACACCACACCGGACGCGGCCAGAACCGGGCTCGCCAACCGCTCGATCCCAGGCGAACCACGCGACGCATCGAACCCAGCAACCACACGAATCCAAGCACCGCAAGCAGTCCAGTCAAGCCAGCGCCCGCACAGAGAACGACCAGGCACCAGTACGAAACGGACTCAGCACTTGGCCCCGGACACCGGCGTCACGAAGCTGTCCGCGACCCACTTGCCGTCGGCGATCTTCCGGAACCCGTTCTGCACCACGGGTTGTGCGTCGAATTCCGCGCCGCGCAAGTACTTGCCGATGACTTTCCCGTTACCCGCGGCGGTTTCCCGCGCGTTGAGCACGTCGGCGGTCACCGAGACCTTGCAGCCGGTCGGGGATCCCTGCGCGTCCGCCTGGCCTTTCTGGCCGAACGCGTAGATGACCACGACCGCAGCGATGACGCCGATAATAATCAGTGTCTTCTTGGGCAAACCCAGAATCACGGCCGCTCCTCAGTCGCGAAAACCCCTCGTCCAGAGTAGGCAGTCCGGCCGTGCCCGGACAGGTTCCCGACCCCTTTCCACCCGGAGGTGCCAATCCTGTCACCGACACAACACGAAGAGTGACGCAAAAGAGAAGGGCACCTCGGAAGACTCCTCCGAGGTGCCCTTCTCCTTAACGGCTAAAGAAAGATCAGCCCTGCGCGATCTTCTTGGCCAGGTTCTCGTCCAGCGTCGCGAGGAAGTCCTCGGTCGTCTGCCATTCCTGGTCCTTGCCGACCAGCAGCGCGAGGTCCTTCGTCATCTTGCCGCCTTCGACGGTGTCGACGACGACCTGCTCCAGCTTGTTCGCGAAGCCGATCAGCTCCTGGTTGCCGTCCAGCTTGCCGCGGTGCTCGAGGCCCCGGGTCCACGCGTAGATCGAGGCGATCGGGTTCGTGGAGGTCGGCTTGCCCTGCTGGTGCTGGCGGTAGTGCCGGGTGACCGTGCCGTGCGCGGCCTCGGCCTCGACGGTCTTGCCGTCCGGCGTGCGCAGCACCGAGGTCATCAGGCCGAGCGAACCGAAGCCTTGGGCCACGGTGTCGGACTGGACGTCGCCGTCGTAGTTCTTGCACGCCCAGACGTAGCCGCCCTCCCACTTGAGCGACGCGGCGACCATGTCGTCGATCAGCCGGTGCTCGTAGGTGATGCCCTTGGCGTCGAAGTCCGACTTGAACTCGGTCTCGAAGATCTCCTGGAACACGTCCTTGAACATGCCGTCGTAGGCCTTGAGGATCGTGTTCTTGGTGGAGAGGTAGACCGGGTACTCGCGGTCGAGGCCGTACTGCAGCGACGCGCGCGCGAAGTCCTCGATCGACTTGCGGTAGTTGTACATCCCCATCGCGACGCCGCCGCCCTCGGGGAAGTTCGCGACCTGGAACTCCATCGGCTCGGAGCCGTCTTCGGGGGTGTAGGTCATCGTCAGGGTGCCCGGGCCGGGGACCTTGAAGTTGGTGGCCTTGTACTGGTCGCCGTGCGCGTGCCGGCCGATGATGATCGGCTTGGTCCAGCCGGGTACCAGCCGGGGGACGTTGCGCATGACGATCGGCTCGCGGAAGATCACGCCGCCGAGGATGTTGCGGATGGTCCCGTTCGGGGACACCCACATCTTCTTGAGGCCGAACTCCTCCACGCGCGCCTCGTCGGGCGTGATCGTGGCGCACTTGACGCCGACGCCGTGCTGCTTGATGGCGTTGGCGGCGTCGACCGTGATCTGGTCGTCGGTGCGGTCCCGCTCCTCGATGCCCAGGTCGTAGTAGTCCAGGTTCACGTCCAGGTACGGGTGGATCAGCTTGTCCTTGATGAACTGCCAAATGATGCGGGTCATCTCGTCGCCGTCGAGTTCGACAACGGTGCCCTGGACCTTGATCTTGGCCATGAGCAGCGGTGCTCCTTCCGCGGATCTTCGCGTTCTCTTCTTCGCTCTCCGATAGCGGTACAAGCGTACTGCTAAACAGAGCTGGATGGTTCCAGAAGTGGTCGGAATCAAGTCTCTACCACCCTTGACGCGGCTCTCCGACCGGGCACGATCCGGGCGCCCGCTCCAGGGGAACCGGACGAGCCCGGCGAGCATCCCATCGCGTAACCACAGCCTGGGAGGCCACACCATGTCGTACCCCGCGCCCTACCCCGCCCAACCGGCGATGGTCAGCCAGCCCGCCAGCCGCGCCGCCGCGCGCGTGCTGAGCGGACTGTGCGGCCTCGTGCTCACGCCGATCGCGATCGGCGTGCTGGCCTTCGGCGGCTACCGCCAGCAGACCCAGGTGTCCGCGACCTTCGGCGAACACGGCGACGGCCTCGGCATGACGCTGATGGCGGTCGGCGCACTGCTGCTCGTCGGAGTGGCCCTCCTCGGTGCGTGGTCGGGCACCGGGCCGGTCGTCGGCGGGGTGATCTGGGGCGTGCTGCCCGGGGTCGTCACGCTCGTGTCGCCGCGGACCGGAATCGACCTGCTGCGTCTGCTCCCGGGCGACGAACTGGCGGCCGGATTCGGCGGCTGGCTGGTGTCCGGCGCGCTGCTGGGCGCCGGGTTCGTGCTGGTCGGCGCGGGTCTGGCGGCGACGCTCGTGCGTCGGCGCAGGTAGCGGCGAGACGGAGCGGGCCCGGTGAGACTATTTGCAGATGGGATTGTTCACCGTAGCCGAGGCCCGCACTGAACTCGCCCGGCTGCTTCCCGTTCTCGCCGAACTGATCCGGGTCCGCGCCGACGCCGCCGAGCTCGCCGCGTCCCTGCGTCCTGGCGGGCGGGACACCAGCCTCGGCGGCCTGCCCGAGTGGAAGGCCGCGCAGGCCCGGCTGGACGACCTGATGACCGCGATCCAGGCGACCGGGGCCGAGCTGAAGGGGTTCGCCCCGCTGCTGGTGGACTTCCCGGCCTCGCTCGACGGCGACGACGTGCTGTTGTGCTGGCTCGAGGGCGACCGGGAGCTGACCTGGTACCACCGGGCCGATCTCGGTTTCGCCGGCCGTCGCCGATTGCCCGGATAATCACTGGTCAAGCTCACTACGGTGGCTGGGTGAGCACACTTTTCGACGCCGACGCGGCGGGATACGACGAGGACACCTTCCACCCGTATGTGGCCGAGCAGCTGATCGGCGGCCTTGCCCCCAAGCCCGCCCTCTTGGTCGACGTCGCCGCCGGGACCGGCGCGGCCGCCTTCTCGGCGCTGCGGCTGGAACCGGCCGCCGTGTTCGCCATCGACCTCTCCCCCGCGATGATCGAGATCGCCAAGGCCAAGGCCGCCGACCGCGACCCGGACGGCCGCATCTCCTGGCACGTCGGCTCCGCGGTTCCGCTGCCGATCGGCGACGGCGAGGCCGACGCGGTCGTCTGCGCGTCCGCACTGCACTTCCTCGGCCCGAGCGCGCTGGCCGACTGGCGGCGCGTGCTGCGTCCCGGCGGCCAGTTGGCGTTCAGCATGGTGTCGTCGGAACGCTTCAAGCCGACCGGCAAGTTCGCCGACGTGGTCCCGCGAGACCTGCGCGTCCCGGGCACTCTCGACGAAGCTGCCGCGCTGGCCACCGAAGCCGGATTCAGCTCGGCGACGGCACAGCACGTGACGCTCGATCAGGGCGACCGGGTACGGCAGGTTTTCGCGGTGTTCGCGGAGGCCTAACGGTGGAAGTGCGCTTCGCCGCGAGTAGCAGCAGCGGCGGAGCAGTGCAGGACGAAGGTGACGTCGAGGTCGGTCACCGTTCCGTCGGACGCACGGGTCAGGCGAGCGACGGTGAAGTCGGCGGTCGCACCCGGGGCCGCGCAGGCGCCTCCGGGGTCTGCGCGGGTCCCGCGAAACGCGATGAAGCTAGGTGTCGCGGCCTGCGGCGAATTCGGCACTCGGACGCTGGCGCCCGAGTAGGCGCCCACGTGCAACTGCTGTCCGGCAGGCGCGCTGAGTTCGAGGCGCGCCCAGTCCCAGCCGTCCGGCGTCTCGGCGTTCACCTTCACCGCGTCGCCGTACTCCCAGGCCGTGACCTCGTCAGCAGTCCACGAAGCACTGCCCTCGAACGGGCGCGCACCTTCGTCCGAGGCGTAGCTGAAGCCGACCGGGTCCGCGTGCGCAGCCGATGCGGTCCCGCACGCGATGCCCGCCGCGGCGACGACCGCCAAGATTCTTCGCATGATTTCCCTCCCCTAGGGTCGCTTGCGATCTTGGCAGGATTCCCTTCGCCGCGGCGGAAAAACTCCGTTCAGCCGTGCAGCTGAGCGCCCTTGAGGATCTTGTCCACCGCGTTCTTCGGCCCGTGCACGGCCATCCCGGCCAACGCCAGCTTCTCCCCCGGCACGGCCCGCACCGCCGCGCGATTGTCGACGTCATTGCCGGTCTGGAACAGCTCGTCGGTGAAGATCGAGAACCGCAACCCCCGGGTGAGCGCCCGGCTGTGCGCCAGCGCGAGCGTCTCGGCAGTGCCCGCGAACACGAGTACCGGCTGGCGGAACATCGGCAGGTACTCGGTGTCGTCGGCGTCAAGGTAGGGCTCGCCGATCAGTTCGGACGTCGTGTGGGCCACGCCGCTCACCAGGAACGCCGTGACATTCAGCCGTTGCCACGAGGCCAGGTCGTCCCGCAGCAGCACGGCGATCTTCGTGTCGAATCGGTTCATGCGGGACAGCATCGGCTCCGTGCCGCGCGCGGGTCTTGTACGTTTTGAACATGACGGTGTCGGCCTGGCGCCCTCCGGTGCCCGGAATCGCCGAGGCGTTCCACGCCCGGTTCACCGACCACGCCTACCCCGCGCACACGCATGACACCTGGACGCTGCTGATCGTCGACGACGGCGCGATCAGCTACGACCTCGACCGCCACCACCACGGCGCACTCGGCACGGCCGTCACGCTGCTGCCGCCGAACGTCGCGCACGACGGCCGCGCCGCCACGAGCCAAGGCTTCCGCAAACGCGTGCTCTACCTCGACGCCGACGTGCTCGGCGACGACCTGATCGGAGCCGCCGTCGATCAGCCGAGCCTGCCGGATCCGTTGCTGCGCACGAGAATCCATCAGCTGCACCAGTCGCTCGCCGAACCGTTGGAAGCCGAAAGCCGCCTCGCCCTCGTCGCCCAACGCCTGCGCCTCCATCTCGGCCGCCCGACCGTCACCCCACCCGACCGCAGCCTGGCCGACGACCTGCGCGACCTCCTGGACGAACGCCTGCCCGATTCGCTGACGCTGGCCGACGCGTCGGTGGTGCTGGGCGCACACCCGGTCCACCTGGTCCGCGCTTTCGGCCGCCGTTTCGGACTGCCGCCGCACCGGTACGTCACCGGCCGCCGCGTCGACCACGCCCGCAGGCTGCTGCTCGACGGCACCCCGCCCGCCGCCGTCGCCAGCACCGCGGGGTTCACCGACCAGGCACACCTGACCCGCCACTTCCGCCGCTATCTGGGCACCACCCCGGCCCGCTTCGCACGCGGCTGACCGGGCGGTTTGTGCGAAGATGGCCCCATGCTGCGCGAACTGCACCTGACCGGCGACCCGGCGGCCGACAAGCTGCTCAACGACGACCCGTTCGCCCTGCTCACCGGGATGCTCCTGGACCAGCAGTACCCGATGGAGCACGCCTTCGCGGGCCCGCGGAAGATCGCCGACCGGATGGACGGCTTCTCACTGCAGAAGATCGCCGCCACCGACGTCGAGGCATTCGTGGAGATGTGCGTGGTCCCGCCCGCGATCCACCGCTACGGCGGCTCGATGGCCCGTCGCGTGCACGCGCTGGCGCTGCACATCATCGAGAACTACGACGGCCGCACCGAAGGCATCTGGCTAGACGGCCGCCCCAAGCCGGACGGCGAAGAGGTGCTGAAGCGACTCAAGGCACTGCCCGGTTTCGGCGAGCAGAAGGCGAAGATTTTCCTGGCGCTGCTGGGCAAACAGCGCGGCGTGGCTCCGAAAGGCTGGCGCGAGGCTGCCGGTGCGTACGGGGATCGCGGGTCTCGCCGGTCCATTGCGGACGTGACGGACGCCAAGACGCTTGGTGAGGTGCGCGCGTTCAAGAAGGCCGCGAAGGCCGCCGCAAAGGCGAACTGACTCAGCCCCGCGCGAACCAGACCACGTCCGGTTCCCCTCGCGGCACCGGAATCTCCACCACGTCCACCTCGGCGAACCGTTCCCGCAACCGAGCCGTGAACCCCGGTGCCGCGCCCGCGCTCCACACCGCCAGCACTCCGCCCGGACGCAGCAGCTGAGACAGCCGGTCCAGACCGGAAGCCGCGTACAGCGAGGCGTTCCCCTCGGTGACTGTCCACTCTGGACCGTTGTCGATGTCCAGGCACAGCGCGTCGAAGGTCTCGCCGGTCGTCCGCAGCCACTCCAGCAGATCCGCCTCGACCACGGTCACCCGCGGATCGTCCAGCGCCCCGCCGTGGACCTCGCGCAACGGGCCGGTGCGGTTCCACGAGATCACCGCCGGTTCGCGTTCCACCACGACCACGGAGCCGACCGCGGAGTGGTCCAGCGCGGCGCGCAACGAAAACCCGACGCCGAGACCGCCGATCAACACCCGCGCGCCGGGGGCGAGCCGGTCGGCGGCTCCGGTCACGAGCAGCCGTTCCGACTCGCCGTTTCGGGTGTCCATCAAGAACATCCCGTTTTCGATCACCTCGAACTCGGCGCCGTCGCGCCGCAGCACCAGTTCGCCGCCGTGCCCGGGCACGGTCTCCAGTACCTCCGCCACGCCCGGCAGCTTCTCAGACCGCGACCTCCTCGCGGACCTCAACCCGCTTCCTCGTGCCCCAGAAGAACACGACCACCAGCGCGGCCGCGGCGGCGAGGATCGCGGCGATCTCCGGCAGGACGGTCGCCCCGGCCGAGGTCAGCACCGCGCCGCCAACCACGCCGGACAGTCCGACGCCCAGGTAGATCGCCGACGCGTTGAGCGACAGCGCGAGACCGGCGTGGCCCGGCGACAGCTCGATGAGCCGATGCTGCACCGGCGGGCTGAACGACCAGTTCGCCACGCCCCACACGAACAACGTGATCCCGGCCCCGACGACGGTCGTCGCGGTGAACGGCAGCAGCACCATCACGGCGGTGAACCCGGCGAGGATGATCAGCAGCGGCTTGCGCGGGCCCCACCGGTCGGCCGCGCGGCCGCCGGCGAAGTTGCCGATCGCGCCGCCGATGCCGTAGCAGAACAGCAGGACCGTGACCGTCCCGCCGGAAACCCCGGCCGTGGCGGACAGGACCGGCGACACCAGCGTGTAGACCATGAACGCGGCGAGGCAGGCGAGCGTGGTGGTGACGAGCAACGCGACGATCCGCTTGTCCCGGGCGACCGCGAACCGCTCGGCGAGCCTGACCGCGGGCGGCGGCGCGACCTTCGGCAACGCGACCCGCACCCCGAGCGCGCCGAGTGCCGAGAGGATGCCGACGAACAGGAACGCGCCCTCGTAGCCGAACTGCTGGGAGATCACGCTGCCCAGCGGAACGCCGAAGATCAGCGCGATGGTGAGCCCGCCGAACACCAGCGAAACGGCTCGGCCGCGACGGTCCGGCGTGGTCAATTCCGCGGCGACCGCGGTGGCGGCCGGGGTGTAGACGGCGGCCCCGATCGCCGTGACGACCCGCGCGATCAGCAATGTGGTGTAGCCCGGCGCGACGGCCGCGAAGATGTTCCCGACCGCGGCCACCGCGAGCGCGGCGACCAGCAGCGTGCGCCGTTCCCACCGGCCAGTGGCCGCGGCGAACAACGGCGAGCCCACCGCGTACGCGATGGCGAACGAGGTGACGAGCTGCGCCGCGGCCGTCGCGGAGATGTGCAGCTCGGAGGTCAGCGCCGGCAGCAGCCCGGCCACGATGTAGCCGCTGGTGCCGACGCCGAAGGCCCCGAACGCGAGCACCGAGTTCCGGGCCGCCGCCGAGGACGAGACGCTGGACATGAATGTCCCCCCAATGAGACCTGAACGGATAGTTCGATGAACGTCGTAGTTCGATGACGACCGTACACGGCCGCACCGACAATTTCGACAGCCGTCGTACTATGGACGCATGCCCGCTTCCGTGCCGCTCCCGCCGCTCGCCTATCCGCACCGCGACGAGATCACTGTCGAAGCGGTGCTCCGCGCGCTGGCCGACCCGGTCCGCCTGGCGATGGTCCGGCAGCTCGCGAACTCCGAAACGGAGATCTCGTGCAGCGGTTTCGAGGTGCCGGTGACCAAGTCCACACTCACCCATCACCTCGCGACGCTGCGCCAAGCGGGCGTGATCGTCGGCCGCCAGGAAGGCACCACCCGGTACAACTCCTTGCGCCGCAACGATCTCGACGCGCTCTTCCCCGGCCTGCTCGACGGCGTATTGGCCGCGCCGCGCTGAGCGGTCGCGCTACGTGGCGGGCCTCACCCGAATACCGGGATGACAAGGCCGCCCTCCATCGGTTCAACTAGAGCGAGACAGCACGACGACGTCGGGGCTGTCTAGTTTTTTGCCCTCGTTCTAAAGCGCTTCAGAAGCCTGCGACCCAGGCGCTGAGCAATCGTTTTCTCCAGGAAGGGAGAGCCGTGCCCGTCGCGTTGCTCGCGCTCGCCGTCGGTGCCTTCGGCATCGGTACCACCGAGTTCGTGATGATGGGTGTGCTGCCCCTGACCGCCGCGGACTTCCACATCGACATCCCGTCCGCGGGCTACTTCATCTCCGCCTACGCGCTCGGCGTCGTGATCGGCGCGCCGCTGCTCACCGCACTGGCCGTCCGGCTGCCGCGCAAGACCATGCTGCTGGCGATGATGGGCCTGTTCACGGTCGGCAACGCGCTGTTCGCGCTCTCGCCGAACCAGGACTTCGGCATCGCGTTCCGGTTCCTCGCCGGCCTGCCGCACGGCGCGTTCTTCGGGGCGGGCGCGGTCGTCGCGTCCAGCCTCGCGCAGCCCGGCCAGTGCGCGAAGGCCGTGTCGATGATGTTCATGGGCCTGACGCTGGCGAACGTCATCGGCGTCCCGCTCGGCACGCTGCTCGGCCAGCAGGTCGGCTGGCGCGCGACGTTCGGCGTCGTCGCGGTGATCGGCCTGCTCGCCATCGCTGCCATCGCGAAACTGGTGCCGCACCAGGGCCGCCCGGCCGATCCGTCGATCCGCGGCGAACTGGGCGCGTTCCGCCGTCCGCAGGTATGGCTGGCGCTGGCGATCGTGATGTTCGGGCTCGGCGGCGTGTTCGCCTGCATGTCCTACATCGCGCCGATGCTGACCGACGTCGCCGGATACTCGCCCGCCAACGTCACGGTGCTGCTCTCGCTCGCCGGCGTCGGCATGACGATCGGCAACTACCTCGGCGGACGGCTCGCCGACAAGAAGCTGATGCC
Encoded here:
- a CDS encoding DUF2000 family protein, whose amino-acid sequence is MNRFDTKIAVLLRDDLASWQRLNVTAFLVSGVAHTTSELIGEPYLDADDTEYLPMFRQPVLVFAGTAETLALAHSRALTRGLRFSIFTDELFQTGNDVDNRAAVRAVPGEKLALAGMAVHGPKNAVDKILKGAQLHG
- a CDS encoding AraC family transcriptional regulator is translated as MTVSAWRPPVPGIAEAFHARFTDHAYPAHTHDTWTLLIVDDGAISYDLDRHHHGALGTAVTLLPPNVAHDGRAATSQGFRKRVLYLDADVLGDDLIGAAVDQPSLPDPLLRTRIHQLHQSLAEPLEAESRLALVAQRLRLHLGRPTVTPPDRSLADDLRDLLDERLPDSLTLADASVVLGAHPVHLVRAFGRRFGLPPHRYVTGRRVDHARRLLLDGTPPAAVASTAGFTDQAHLTRHFRRYLGTTPARFARG
- a CDS encoding HhH-GPD-type base excision DNA repair protein; this encodes MLRELHLTGDPAADKLLNDDPFALLTGMLLDQQYPMEHAFAGPRKIADRMDGFSLQKIAATDVEAFVEMCVVPPAIHRYGGSMARRVHALALHIIENYDGRTEGIWLDGRPKPDGEEVLKRLKALPGFGEQKAKIFLALLGKQRGVAPKGWREAAGAYGDRGSRRSIADVTDAKTLGEVRAFKKAAKAAAKAN
- a CDS encoding spermidine synthase, translated to MAEVLETVPGHGGELVLRRDGAEFEVIENGMFLMDTRNGESERLLVTGAADRLAPGARVLIGGLGVGFSLRAALDHSAVGSVVVVEREPAVISWNRTGPLREVHGGALDDPRVTVVEADLLEWLRTTGETFDALCLDIDNGPEWTVTEGNASLYAASGLDRLSQLLRPGGVLAVWSAGAAPGFTARLRERFAEVDVVEIPVPRGEPDVVWFARG
- a CDS encoding MFS transporter is translated as MSSVSSSAAARNSVLAFGAFGVGTSGYIVAGLLPALTSELHISATAAAQLVTSFAIAYAVGSPLFAAATGRWERRTLLVAALAVAAVGNIFAAVAPGYTTLLIARVVTAIGAAVYTPAATAVAAELTTPDRRGRAVSLVFGGLTIALIFGVPLGSVISQQFGYEGAFLFVGILSALGALGVRVALPKVAPPPAVRLAERFAVARDKRIVALLVTTTLACLAAFMVYTLVSPVLSATAGVSGGTVTVLLFCYGIGGAIGNFAGGRAADRWGPRKPLLIILAGFTAVMVLLPFTATTVVGAGITLFVWGVANWSFSPPVQHRLIELSPGHAGLALSLNASAIYLGVGLSGVVGGAVLTSAGATVLPEIAAILAAAAALVVVFFWGTRKRVEVREEVAV
- a CDS encoding ArsR/SmtB family transcription factor, with translation MPASVPLPPLAYPHRDEITVEAVLRALADPVRLAMVRQLANSETEISCSGFEVPVTKSTLTHHLATLRQAGVIVGRQEGTTRYNSLRRNDLDALFPGLLDGVLAAPR
- a CDS encoding MFS transporter, which codes for MPVALLALAVGAFGIGTTEFVMMGVLPLTAADFHIDIPSAGYFISAYALGVVIGAPLLTALAVRLPRKTMLLAMMGLFTVGNALFALSPNQDFGIAFRFLAGLPHGAFFGAGAVVASSLAQPGQCAKAVSMMFMGLTLANVIGVPLGTLLGQQVGWRATFGVVAVIGLLAIAAIAKLVPHQGRPADPSIRGELGAFRRPQVWLALAIVMFGLGGVFACMSYIAPMLTDVAGYSPANVTVLLSLAGVGMTIGNYLGGRLADKKLMPSLYVALLSLATVLAIFTVTAQGKVGAAITIFFVGVAGFMIGPMMQARIMEKAGGTPSLVSAAVQSAFNIANSIGAYLGGLVIAGGLGLLAPNWVGSLLAVLGVSIAAVSGLLDRREARVQKELALAS